The following are from one region of the Ignavibacteriota bacterium genome:
- a CDS encoding M1 family metallopeptidase, whose amino-acid sequence MKPSQIKIVLIFSILLTSSLQGQDDLYIPRDIQKTYNSGTRSLDGKPGPNYWQNSADYKIEAEFDPVNYLLNGREEITYYNDSPDSLNRIVMRLYPNIFKKGSARDYSILPEAVNDGVIIKNLSVDGHSINLENKSIFRVMSTVAIIYLPKAVQSNSSANISIEWSFTLPINFTLRIGVYDTSTFFIGYWYPQIAVYDDINGWDYLNYSGQAEFYNDFSNFEVSITAPKNFGVWATGELQNPEEVLTSEILGRYVSAKNSAEVIRIITPDDLHNSIIFNNENEKNKWKYKAENVSDFAFALSNKYLWDGLSFVADSVENKSVFIQTIYPEYSPDFYDVAEACKDIIKYFSEEIPGVKFPFPSIVAFNTGRPGGGMEFPMMINDGSTDIWEHTVSLTSHELAHQYFPFYVGTNEKKYAFMDEGWAVMLPFDYMENLTGINSRLISTVGNYEYNAGTENDLPAMISSFSMPYSSYRNSAYDRSSISYNILRNILGDELFFGALREFMNRWKGKHPIPYDFFFTFNDFTGQNLNWFWKPWFFERGYPDLAIDKVVIKDSAVIVTVTKIGNIPTPVKLKLTYEDDSVEDYYYTAKIWQNNERDFSAKIKLSKTIRQIELGDLQIPDSNRDNNLFLVH is encoded by the coding sequence TTGAAACCTTCACAAATAAAAATTGTTTTAATCTTTTCAATACTCCTTACCTCATCCCTGCAAGGTCAGGATGATTTATACATTCCCAGAGATATTCAGAAAACATATAATAGCGGAACACGTTCGTTAGATGGAAAACCAGGTCCTAATTATTGGCAGAACTCTGCTGATTATAAAATAGAAGCTGAATTTGATCCGGTTAATTACCTATTAAACGGCAGGGAAGAAATAACTTATTATAACGATAGTCCGGATTCACTAAACCGGATTGTAATGAGGTTATATCCGAATATTTTTAAAAAAGGAAGTGCAAGAGATTATTCAATCCTTCCTGAAGCTGTAAACGATGGAGTGATTATTAAAAATTTAAGTGTTGATGGACATTCAATCAATTTAGAAAACAAAAGTATATTCAGAGTAATGAGTACAGTTGCAATAATTTATTTGCCTAAAGCTGTTCAATCAAACTCTTCTGCAAATATTTCGATTGAGTGGAGCTTCACTTTGCCAATCAATTTTACACTGAGAATTGGAGTCTATGATACATCTACATTTTTTATTGGATATTGGTATCCGCAGATTGCCGTTTATGATGACATTAATGGTTGGGATTATCTTAACTACAGCGGACAGGCAGAATTCTACAATGATTTTTCAAACTTTGAAGTTAGTATCACGGCGCCAAAAAATTTTGGAGTTTGGGCAACAGGTGAACTTCAAAATCCTGAAGAAGTATTAACATCTGAAATACTGGGTAGATATGTCTCGGCGAAAAATTCTGCAGAAGTTATTAGAATCATAACTCCGGATGATCTTCACAATTCCATTATCTTCAATAATGAAAATGAGAAAAACAAATGGAAGTATAAAGCTGAGAATGTCAGTGACTTTGCTTTTGCTCTAAGTAATAAATATTTGTGGGATGGATTATCATTCGTAGCCGATAGTGTTGAAAACAAATCTGTATTTATACAAACGATCTATCCTGAATATTCACCAGATTTCTATGATGTTGCAGAGGCTTGTAAGGATATAATAAAATACTTCTCAGAAGAAATACCAGGTGTAAAATTTCCATTCCCATCCATCGTTGCGTTTAATACTGGAAGACCCGGTGGAGGTATGGAATTTCCTATGATGATTAATGATGGTTCGACTGATATTTGGGAACATACAGTATCATTAACCTCACACGAATTAGCGCATCAGTATTTTCCTTTTTATGTCGGTACGAATGAAAAGAAATATGCATTTATGGATGAAGGCTGGGCGGTTATGCTGCCGTTCGATTATATGGAAAATTTGACAGGGATTAATTCAAGATTAATCAGTACTGTCGGAAATTATGAATACAATGCCGGAACAGAAAATGATTTACCGGCTATGATTTCTTCTTTTTCAATGCCATACAGCTCATATAGAAATTCAGCATACGATCGTTCATCAATTTCTTATAACATACTACGCAATATTTTAGGGGACGAACTTTTTTTTGGTGCATTACGGGAATTTATGAATCGGTGGAAAGGGAAACATCCGATTCCATACGACTTCTTTTTTACTTTTAATGATTTTACAGGACAAAATTTAAATTGGTTCTGGAAGCCGTGGTTTTTTGAGAGAGGATACCCTGATTTAGCAATTGATAAAGTTGTAATAAAAGACTCAGCAGTTATAGTAACGGTAACGAAAATAGGAAACATTCCCACTCCGGTTAAGTTAAAACTAACTTATGAAGATGATTCTGTAGAGGACTATTATTATACTGCAAAAATCTGGCAGAATAATGAAAGAGATTTTTCTGCTAAAATAAAATTATCAAAAACGATAAGACAAATAGAACTCGGAGATTTGCAAATACCTGATTCTAACCGTGATAATAATCTGTTTTTAGTTCATTAG
- the ruvB gene encoding Holliday junction branch migration DNA helicase RuvB, with protein sequence MRKSKSTDPNIKEEEKNFEQSLRPLSIKDFSGQQKITDNLNVFISAAKKRDEALDHSLLTGPPGLGKTTLAYIIANEMGVKLKVTSGPVLEKPGDLAGILTNLEEKSVLFIDEIHRLSPVVEEYLYSAMEDYKLDIMIDSGPNARTIQLSLPKYTLVGATTRAGMLTSPLRDRFGIKFRLDYYEADNIQKIILRSSKILNVEIDEDASFEIAKRSRGTPRIANRLLRRTRDFADFDSKKKIDIEVSKKALTALEVDDYGLDEMDKEIILAIIEKYNGGPVGLNTLSVAVNEDPGTIEEVYEPFLIQQGFIQRTARGREATALAYKRFNKNKSKNGDTKSLFE encoded by the coding sequence ATGCGTAAATCCAAATCAACAGATCCAAATATCAAAGAAGAAGAAAAAAACTTTGAACAATCGCTCCGACCTCTAAGCATCAAGGATTTCAGCGGTCAGCAAAAGATTACTGATAATCTGAATGTATTTATATCAGCCGCAAAAAAAAGAGACGAAGCATTAGACCATTCTTTACTAACTGGTCCTCCGGGACTTGGAAAAACAACATTAGCATATATTATTGCAAATGAAATGGGAGTAAAACTAAAAGTAACATCAGGTCCTGTTCTGGAAAAGCCTGGTGATTTAGCGGGCATACTTACTAATCTGGAAGAAAAATCTGTTTTATTTATTGATGAGATTCATCGCCTGAGTCCTGTTGTTGAAGAATATCTTTATTCAGCTATGGAAGATTACAAACTCGATATTATGATTGACAGCGGACCGAATGCCCGTACAATTCAGTTAAGTTTACCCAAATATACACTCGTTGGTGCAACAACAAGAGCAGGAATGTTAACTTCACCATTAAGAGATCGGTTCGGAATTAAATTCAGGTTAGATTATTATGAAGCTGACAACATTCAAAAAATAATTTTACGTTCATCCAAAATCCTGAATGTTGAAATTGATGAGGATGCTTCATTTGAAATTGCAAAGCGTTCACGTGGTACACCAAGAATTGCTAACAGATTATTAAGACGAACACGGGACTTTGCCGATTTTGACAGTAAGAAAAAGATTGATATCGAAGTTTCTAAAAAAGCGCTCACTGCTCTAGAAGTTGATGACTACGGACTTGATGAAATGGATAAAGAAATTATTCTGGCAATAATTGAAAAATATAATGGTGGTCCTGTGGGACTGAATACTTTGTCAGTTGCCGTAAATGAAGATCCTGGAACTATTGAAGAAGTTTATGAACCGTTCCTTATTCAACAAGGATTCATTCAGAGAACTGCACGGGGCAGGGAAGCAACTGCGCTTGCTTACAAAAGATTCAATAAAAATAAATCTAAAAATGGAGACACAAAATCTCTCTTTGAATAG
- a CDS encoding DUF1624 domain-containing protein, translating into MHSSEPKHRVIFIDLLRAIAVIQMVQGHTVYVLLAKNYMNEELPVFALWHFLRGMTAPIFLFTAGTVFTYLFSSVRKPFLENYRVKKGIKRAFLLLFIGYMLRYPSWTIVDFSQVTPEAWQSFFIVDVLQLIGLSLLILLFILFTVEKLKLNNLAAFVTVSAIIFIASPFIDSINWIEILPAPFAAYFFSGSGSLFPIFPWAGFVISGAVLGCYLAQNPMVFKSSRFSIWLGIIGVIFLLAAYFSELIMDASSINIFNPQVSPDTIFLRIGFVLALTSLVSYISLKVEHIPYLIILIGRNTLLIYVVHLIILYGSVWSLGLGAILGSSLTGWQSFFASIVMIALMTLMVLIIHRFKIRNKELVT; encoded by the coding sequence ATGCATTCATCCGAACCAAAACACAGAGTTATATTCATAGATTTACTGCGGGCAATTGCTGTAATCCAAATGGTTCAAGGACACACAGTTTACGTTTTACTTGCAAAAAATTATATGAATGAAGAACTTCCGGTTTTTGCTTTATGGCATTTTTTAAGAGGGATGACAGCGCCCATTTTCCTCTTTACTGCGGGAACAGTGTTTACTTATTTGTTCAGCTCAGTTAGAAAACCATTTCTGGAAAATTACAGAGTTAAGAAAGGAATCAAACGTGCATTCCTTCTTTTATTTATTGGATACATGCTTCGTTATCCATCCTGGACAATAGTTGATTTTTCGCAAGTAACTCCGGAAGCATGGCAATCTTTTTTTATTGTAGATGTTCTTCAACTAATTGGTTTGAGCTTACTGATTTTGCTTTTCATATTATTCACAGTTGAAAAATTAAAACTAAATAATCTAGCTGCCTTCGTCACTGTTTCAGCAATAATATTTATTGCTTCTCCTTTTATTGATAGTATCAATTGGATTGAAATTCTTCCTGCTCCTTTTGCAGCATATTTTTTCAGCGGATCTGGTTCTCTGTTTCCAATATTTCCCTGGGCGGGGTTTGTAATTTCAGGAGCAGTTTTGGGTTGTTATTTAGCGCAGAATCCAATGGTGTTCAAATCTTCACGATTCAGTATCTGGCTAGGGATAATTGGTGTTATATTTTTATTAGCCGCATATTTTAGTGAGTTGATAATGGATGCATCCTCAATTAATATTTTTAACCCGCAGGTTTCACCTGATACTATTTTCCTGAGGATCGGATTTGTTTTGGCACTTACATCACTGGTATCCTATATTTCTCTTAAAGTTGAACACATTCCGTATCTGATAATACTCATCGGGAGAAATACATTACTCATTTATGTTGTTCATCTTATAATACTCTACGGAAGTGTTTGGTCACTTGGACTTGGTGCAATTCTGGGATCAAGTTTAACCGGCTGGCAGTCATTCTTTGCTTCAATCGTAATGATAGCTTTGATGACTTTAATGGTTTTGATTATTCACCGGTTCAAAATCCGGAACAAAGAACTTGTTACCTGA
- a CDS encoding Hsp20/alpha crystallin family protein — MSENKDIIAVKAFNNYSIEEMLRIQNNISPSSDIYEISDEYILVANMPGVSRSEVQVKVIEGSLMIFGKINYDEVSNREYILNENEVGNYFRKFKISDSIDKNKINAKYDNGQLIVHLPKNEKAKPRSIDIS, encoded by the coding sequence ATGTCAGAGAACAAAGATATAATCGCAGTAAAAGCGTTTAACAATTACTCGATTGAAGAGATGTTACGCATACAAAATAATATTTCACCTTCATCAGATATTTATGAGATCAGCGATGAATATATTTTAGTCGCGAACATGCCCGGTGTATCCAGAAGTGAAGTTCAGGTTAAAGTAATTGAAGGTTCACTCATGATCTTTGGGAAGATAAATTATGATGAAGTCTCAAATCGCGAGTACATCTTAAACGAAAATGAAGTGGGAAACTATTTCAGGAAATTCAAAATATCGGATTCAATCGATAAGAATAAAATCAACGCAAAATATGACAATGGTCAGCTCATTGTTCATCTTCCGAAGAATGAAAAAGCAAAACCAAGATCGATTGATATTTCCTGA
- the dnaK gene encoding molecular chaperone DnaK, producing the protein MGKIIGIDLGTTNSCVSVMEGNDPVVIPNSEGGRTTPSVVAFTKSGERLVGQPAKRQAITNPKNTIFSIKRFMGRFINEVGTEKSEVPYEVIPGDNNSARVKIQDRVYSPPEISAMILQKMKKTAEDYLGQPVTEAVITVPAYFNDSQRQATKDAGEIAGLHVKRIINEPTAAALAYGLDKTNRDHMVAIYDLGGGTFDISILQLGDGVFEVKSTNGDTHLGGDDFDQRLIDYLADEFKKSEGIDLKKDPMALQRLKEAAEKAKIELSSSTSTDVNLPFITATQEGPKHLNINLSRAKFEQLIHDLVDRTKIPCQQAMKDAGVKPSDIHEVILVGGSIRIPMVQQLVKDLFGREPHKGVNPDEVVAIGAAIQGGVLAGDVKDVLLLDVTPLSLGIETLGGVMTKLIDSNTTIPTKKSEVFSTASDSQPSVEIHILQGERPMANDNRTLGRFHLDGIPPAPRGIPQIEVTFDIDANGILHVNAKDKATNKEQSIRITSSSGLSNEEIDKMKRDAKEHAAEDKMKKESVDVRNQADSLVFQTKKQIEEMKDKLSADAKSKLETEIKKVEEAIAANNSEQMKSATESLNKVWNEIASQLYQQAGQQQGNQQQSATGSEQTNDKKENVQDASYEVVDDNDNKDK; encoded by the coding sequence ATGGGAAAAATAATTGGAATTGATTTAGGAACGACGAATTCGTGTGTGTCGGTTATGGAAGGTAATGATCCTGTTGTGATACCAAATTCCGAAGGCGGAAGAACCACACCGTCGGTGGTTGCATTTACAAAGTCCGGTGAGCGTTTAGTTGGTCAGCCAGCTAAACGTCAAGCGATAACAAATCCGAAAAACACTATTTTTTCTATAAAGCGATTTATGGGAAGATTTATCAATGAAGTTGGTACCGAGAAATCTGAAGTACCTTATGAAGTGATACCAGGTGACAATAATTCTGCACGCGTAAAAATTCAGGACCGTGTTTATTCTCCGCCTGAAATTAGCGCAATGATTTTGCAAAAAATGAAAAAAACTGCCGAAGATTATCTTGGTCAACCAGTAACAGAAGCAGTCATAACTGTTCCCGCATATTTTAATGATTCTCAAAGACAGGCAACAAAAGATGCAGGTGAAATTGCAGGTTTGCATGTAAAAAGAATTATTAATGAACCAACGGCAGCTGCATTAGCCTATGGTCTGGATAAAACAAACAGAGATCATATGGTCGCAATATATGATTTAGGTGGTGGAACTTTTGATATATCAATCTTGCAGCTTGGTGATGGTGTGTTTGAAGTTAAATCTACTAACGGTGATACTCATCTTGGTGGCGATGACTTTGACCAAAGATTGATTGATTACTTAGCAGATGAATTCAAGAAATCAGAAGGGATAGATCTTAAAAAAGATCCAATGGCATTGCAGCGATTAAAGGAAGCAGCAGAAAAAGCTAAAATAGAATTATCATCTTCTACCTCAACCGATGTTAATCTTCCGTTTATAACGGCAACACAGGAAGGACCGAAACACTTAAATATTAATTTGAGCAGAGCAAAATTCGAACAGCTAATTCATGACCTTGTTGACAGAACTAAAATTCCATGTCAGCAGGCTATGAAAGATGCGGGAGTTAAACCGTCGGATATCCACGAGGTAATACTTGTTGGTGGATCAATCAGGATACCGATGGTTCAACAATTGGTTAAGGATTTATTTGGCAGAGAACCACATAAAGGTGTTAATCCGGATGAAGTTGTTGCAATCGGGGCTGCTATCCAGGGCGGAGTGCTTGCTGGAGATGTAAAGGATGTTTTATTACTTGATGTTACACCATTGTCGTTGGGTATCGAAACACTCGGTGGTGTTATGACGAAGCTTATTGATTCTAATACAACAATCCCTACAAAGAAAAGTGAGGTTTTCTCAACAGCATCAGATAGCCAGCCATCTGTCGAAATTCATATCCTTCAGGGTGAACGTCCGATGGCAAATGACAACCGGACACTTGGGAGATTTCATTTGGATGGGATTCCACCGGCACCAAGAGGTATTCCTCAGATTGAAGTAACCTTTGATATTGATGCAAATGGTATTCTTCATGTTAATGCAAAAGATAAGGCAACAAATAAAGAACAAAGTATCAGAATTACATCTTCAAGTGGTTTGAGTAACGAGGAAATTGATAAAATGAAACGAGATGCAAAAGAGCATGCTGCAGAAGATAAAATGAAAAAAGAAAGTGTTGATGTAAGAAACCAGGCTGATAGTCTTGTCTTCCAGACTAAAAAACAGATTGAAGAAATGAAGGACAAACTTTCTGCTGATGCCAAATCTAAACTTGAGACCGAAATTAAAAAAGTTGAAGAGGCAATTGCAGCTAACAATTCTGAGCAGATGAAATCCGCAACTGAATCGTTAAATAAAGTATGGAATGAAATAGCATCTCAGCTTTATCAGCAGGCTGGGCAGCAGCAAGGAAATCAGCAGCAATCTGCAACTGGTTCCGAACAAACAAATGATAAGAAAGAGAATGTTCAGGATGCTTCATACGAAGTAGTTGATGATAACGATAACAAAGACAAATAA
- a CDS encoding biotin--[acetyl-CoA-carboxylase] ligase encodes MFTLENFDIKLETEIIGRNFIYCEEIGSTNTELLSGKQNYKMNGTVLLAEKQLSGKGRKDRTWQSAKGLNLTFSILLTKELISAININHLNFAASLAVVNAIENLFQIKTELKWPNDVLINKKKVAGILTETSVKGSKIERLVIGIGLNLNQVAFQGEFNLPPTSLKLETGDTVDRENILAEILNIFEEHLDELSMNPDNILNDWRSKCKMIGDKISVTDNEIMKTGIFYDIDENGYLLLKHNDIIEKIHFGDVSFI; translated from the coding sequence ATGTTCACCCTGGAAAACTTTGATATAAAGTTAGAGACTGAAATAATCGGACGAAATTTTATCTATTGTGAAGAAATCGGATCAACGAATACTGAACTGCTCAGTGGAAAACAAAATTATAAAATGAATGGAACGGTATTGTTAGCTGAGAAGCAATTATCAGGGAAAGGAAGGAAAGACCGGACCTGGCAAAGTGCAAAAGGATTAAATCTTACATTCTCGATTCTGTTGACCAAAGAATTGATATCAGCAATAAACATCAATCATTTAAATTTTGCTGCTTCATTAGCCGTAGTAAATGCGATTGAAAATTTATTTCAGATTAAAACAGAATTGAAATGGCCAAATGATGTACTAATAAACAAGAAAAAAGTAGCCGGAATTTTAACTGAGACATCTGTTAAAGGAAGCAAGATTGAAAGACTTGTAATTGGAATTGGTCTAAATTTAAACCAGGTCGCATTTCAAGGTGAATTTAATTTACCACCAACTTCATTGAAGCTGGAAACGGGAGATACAGTTGATCGCGAAAATATACTTGCTGAAATCCTGAATATTTTTGAAGAACACTTAGATGAACTCTCAATGAATCCGGATAATATTTTGAACGATTGGAGGTCTAAATGCAAAATGATTGGAGATAAGATCTCGGTCACTGATAATGAAATAATGAAGACTGGAATTTTTTATGATATTGATGAAAATGGTTACTTGCTGCTCAAGCATAATGATATAATTGAAAAAATTCATTTCGGTGATGTGAGTTTCATCTGA